Within Plasmodium coatneyi strain Hackeri chromosome 14, complete sequence, the genomic segment ttttttccttttttccttttttcctttctttctttcttttttttttttttttttataccctTCGTGTTTACTCCCCCCCAAGGAGGAACATACGCACTTTgaccccccttccctttccttctaacatCCTTGCACCCCTAACAAGCTTcgttccacctaccacccacctaacaagcttcgttccacctaccacccacctaacaagcttcgttccacctaccacccacctaacaagcttcgttccacctaacaacccacctaccacctactacctaacaacatttccttccataaaccacccctaacacaaccttccttcttcatcttgatgatgatgaagtatatgggatggaatattcggacgaatATTCCATTGTTGAGTCGTATTCCGTTGAGTTGTCGTCGTCTGATAAGGTGTTTAATTCATGTCTGAAAgttgatctttttcttcttcttcttcttcttccatttccagagtagttatgcttcctcaagaagaaagatttgtacttgtaaaaaagaaatgccgcaattgttggtaatcctactgctCCTAATGCGGAAGGGACTGCAATGGAAGCGACGTTGCTGCTGGCAGCACTACCACCAGAAACCACGACGTCTCCTAAGTCGAAATCATAACGAGCAGAAGGGCAACCGGACTGCCCGGGAGTGCAAGTTCCTGTGGAACcagtaccagaagaaccagggttccaagttcctgtagaaccggaaccagaagaacctggattgcAAGATCCTGTATTGCAAGTTCCAGTGGATcctggtcttggactaccagtgttctggTTGCCAGTAGAACCTACTTTTgtgcatgttaattttgaTAGTTTTTCATTACaacattctccttttttattattgaaCCAGGTGCAATAAGGGTCAGTTTTACCTTGATTCCCTTGGCAATATTCACTCATAGGAGCACatgcttttttcatttgttctaAGTGCTCGTGATATTCTGGGACACAAGTTCCTCCCTTTGTACCTGTATATTCCCAAAGCATACCGAAGTCCTGGGTACAATCatacattatttttctttggtCGAAAATGTCCCTGTCAATATTTGGGTATAggtttatgcatatattggTCGAGGCTACACCCTTCAGGTCACGGTAAATGTCACTCATGACGTTTTTAAATGAGGTAGAACCTTTCAAGTGTTTCGATACTATAtttcctaaccaataataaaaatcaTAGCACCAATCATCCTTAGACGTCGTGACATTCAGTTTTTCATGTACGTGGCACCAGGCttgtaaaattttctgtGCATTACTCACAATACCAAGTTGGGCTTCTATATTACTTTTAGCTGTTCCTACTGCGCTCTGCTTAGTACATGAAGTTTGGACTCCTCCTCCTGGTAGTTGTCCATATAAATCCTGCTTCGAATTGAGTAAATTTAAATGTTGTAACTATAAATGGGTAATTAGcaaaacataaatatatgttcttATAAATTCCATATTATTActtattctattatttcAGAGGTATTATATGTTTGTATACACTattatgttccttccccccccttttttaatagaagaaattaacCGTCAGTTCTGCCTTCTGCCCTGTCattgtgtatacacattttttgatgtatatatataaaaagtaatcTACAAATGTTCAATCGTTCATGGGAgatttataaaattattgCTTGTTTAATAATTATGAATTGAATTGTATGTGTGACAATTCCGTTCGACTAGGGATTATGAGCTTGTACAtatatcaaatttttattcactcCCTCTCAGTAATACATATTGCTTCAATTTTCATAAACAACGATTGTACATTCTATACCCGGATCAAATTATCATATGCACATAGTTAGAGAATAAATAAGAATAGATGTactgaaaaaagaaaataagaacatAAGGTCAAGGGGTGGAATTCGGGGTGTGTGAAACGTTTATACATTCTTTATGCATTTATTACACTATTGAATTATACAGTGTCATTTATAACGTTATATTACTACTTACATATTTCCATTACTTTATACATAGGAATATAGTTTTCTCCGAAATCAAAATTTCGCTATGTATTATTAATTAATGTTCTACTGTTATTATTAAAAGGATTATTAAAATACTTTTTGATGCACATATTATACAATTTATACACATGGAGCACTCCTCCCCCCCTATGGAATTTACACATTTTCGTATACTAACATGGTgcaataaatatttttctgatTATGATCGTCccttaataataatttcgCCTTCCTATTCCTATACTTTCATGCGTACACTACAACCTTACTTACtccaaaaatatacattacaCTATTTAATCTATTTCACATTTCCTTGCTTCAAATGCACATCATACTTTACATATTAGTGTATTACGCCTTATTCTTCCTTACGAAAAGCACACTACATAAATAACACCCCTACACCAAGATTGTGTATTAGGTTATttgagcacttttttttcccttttttacgcACTACTGCACCTTCCACGTATTAATGTGCTTCATTTACTTCTATTAACTTAAATGAAGTTTTTGATCGAACAACGTATTCGTTCTAAATTACATATATTCTAGTTTACGGTTAattttttagggttcagggtttagggcttacGCTTCAGCacttaggtttcagggtatagggTTCGTGATTCAGGGTTGAAGGTTCAGTTTTTAGAGtaagagttcagggtttaggatttatgttccagggtttagtgttgaggagttcagggtttatggtttagtgtttaggttcagggtttaggttttggggttcagagtttaggtgTTAGGTTttagaggaaggaaatgaaaggaaagaaaaaatgttgttttGTTCCTTACACTGTACGGCTTTTAAGTTCTGCCATAACTTCTAATGGAATATTAGATGCGAtgttacatgttctgataacctaccatGCCGCGACCcggtgtattattatttcttcttcctttggatTGTCCTATGTAGGCGGTAGGACGAACGGTAGTAGAATTGTCTATTGTGGAATTTGCTTCCGAACTTGCTCTAAAATCCACTGTTGAAACTTCCGTTAATGTATCAATGTCATGCCCAActgatcttcttcttcaattacttcttcttcctccatttccagaagagtggttaccaaaccaggaagaccatggtttatactgaagggaaggttgttaggggtattAGAACGTATTGTTTGGGGTGGTATGGTGGAatgaaggtggtgttaggggtggtatgttggaaggaaggaatgttgtttgGGGGTGGTCGGTGAAAGCGAAGGCTGTTAGGTGGGtcggtggtagggtggaaggaagattggtaagggtggttggtggaatgAATATTTGTTAGGGGtcaaaggaaggagggtctaaggggggggaaggaaggattaatgaatattatttatttttagccactgtaatatataatggtaatattttaccttgTATAAGAAGAATGCCAATGCTGGGAATTCTAATGCTGCTAAGgtaccaaaagcagaagaaagagaataAGCTTTATTTGCTTGAAGAGCCGCTTCCTTTAATTTGGATTTTGCTGTTTGTGCTTCGGACTCTATACTTCTTCGTAGAGTATCTAATGTAGATTGCAATTCTGATAGTTTACTATTAATTTGATCCTTACGATCTTTCCAGAATTTGCTGCAGTAATGGTCATCTGGATTGTTTGTGCAACCTTGTCCACAGCAGTACGTGCTGTTTTAACGTCGTGCAAgtaatttttacatttctcaAGACCTTCGGACCCACTATTTTTGAACAGTTCTTGTATAGTAGGATGGTCATACCAGAAATCAAATATtgtttttctattattgaaGAGGTCACTCTGAAGTGGTTCATTATCACGGGGAATATTACATAGCCCTGTACCAGAGGGACTATTTATAGAGTCGCAAAGAAGACCTATGTGAACTGGGAAATTATTACTTCTCCAGTGGCCATTAGATATTctatcccctaaccaataataaaaaaaatgacgcgCTCTACATTCGGCTGGTGCCAATTTTGAAGGTGATTGTTTATCTTCTCCCCTGtattctttgtatatatggcCCAAGGCTCTTCTAATATTAGCCTCATTACCCGTAAGATTCCGCGTTCCCAATTCATACTTCGTTACTTCTGTGTTGCAGCCATTGTCCTCTGTACATTCTACGTCTGTGATCTTCTCAAATTTCTCATAGTAGTGGAACCATGAGGGTAAATTCTTTGGATCTATTGTCTGTAAATATGAATAGTTGGCAAAAGAAAGTGTGGAatgtgtggaatatatactCTTGTTCGTATTTCATGGAAGGAGAAACGAAGAACGGAAggggttagaaggaaggggaatgctcttccccttccttctaactcccttcctccttcccttatCTCCTTCTTTGCAATATTGTTCCCTCCCTTCcaatattcttccccttacCGATCCTGACAtggttaatatatatacttctatatatgtgtgtataatgtgagtttatattaaaaactgttcctctatatatatatattcaaaaaaaaaaaaaaaacgaggaagaaggtttaaggagTGGTGCTAGTTCTATAATTATAGTAAATGAGTAtatgtcaaaatttttgcactttgtATTCTCTGTGTGTGAAAaatcatacatacacatattacacttctaattttttcgaataataatagtagtgATAACACATttcacatacatacatatgtgtacgtatacGTATCagaatcattacatatgtatatataagcatatatatatatttatatatatgtatataggtgtatatatatatatgtataatacacataaatataaacaaatatatatgttgatataacaaaaaaagaagagaagtcaaagaaaaggggagggatacacctcctttttttttttacacacaacgttcctttatttatgtacTCACTGTACACTGTACTACTCTATTGTGCTGCACTCTATTTTATTGTACTTTATTGTCCTGTACTCTATTTGTATGGTGTGTTGTTGCTCATAATCCTTcgaaatattatattattatttgcatACTCCGGTTATTAACtatatataagaatgcaACTCTCTTCTTAAATGAGCATTTTCATCCTGTGATATATTGTAAGTTCATGTTtcccttctattattattagaaaaaaaaatcattaagTAACTTTTTCTtaacgtacatatattgtaTAGTTCATATACAAGGAgtgtttctccttcttcaaggtgtgtatattcattaatacctatataatgaacaatatgcacatttataggaataaatgggcgaaggaatggaaaaaggtATAATTAAAAGCAATTAGGTGAATGTTatttttgtgaagaaaagaaaaatattcatacACACgttccttatataataataacattttacaCCATACCTACTCTTCCATTCCTGACTTCTCAGTAGTAATaaaagttccttttcttttcctttttttcttttcttttctttacctttcccttttttcttttcttttctttttcattacttttctttttcttttctttttccatacTCAATTATGATACAAACAGGTCACTTATTTGGGtggaatgtgcatattttatgTATACTATGTGAgctacccccttttttggggtgcacattatatattttttgcacatgttaatgtgtattcttccattccattcttttttcttttttttccctttataaACACTCCGTAATAATAAAGtttttgaactttttttttttctctttttcttttgacaaATACACCACGAACAACTCATTtgtatgaatgaatatatgcacattatgCACTATTTGAACTAACCTTAACCCTGCACCTTACCTTTTAATGCATGTTATACTTCTACATAGCAAGGTAtcctctgtttttttttgtttttgactttttcttttttttttttctttttaacttcCCTATCCCCATAAatttattcctctttttagcttaattatatgcatttgcacatataattatcttatatatatttgtataatgTATTATCATTGTTCCTTGAAAATTTTTGCGCAGTGTGTGTGCTGTAAGGAAGAGTGCAAAATTTCATATTCATCAATCatagaaacaaacaaacagaaagaagcaaaattttGCATACGTCCCTtacatttcccattttatacCGAATGTATGAACACATataaggaggaatatattttaaagtaaattcattacatatacaacattgaaatatacacataaaccaTGGGAGCAGCAGGGACAGGAACAATATGGGttatattttattcaaaGTAAATACATTCATATTGTTTATATAATACTTTGCGCATGCTGCAGTGAACGTAGAAATATGGAAACATGTGGACTCATGTATTTCCctaattacatttataggacGGAGATTTGAATAAATTACCCTCAAAGAAAGTGTTTTATGATAAATTCGATAAGGGCCCTACGGGAGGATGTACCCGAATTACTGACTGCAAGATGGGTTTGGACACCGTTCTGCAATTATATAAAGATAAGGGGGTTAATGATGATAAAGTTATAAAAACGTTGTGCTGTGCAACGGAGATGAAGGGGCAAAGTGAACTAGATGGGGAGTCCTGTCAATTTCTATACTACTGGGCAGGGTATACATTAACTGGAAGTGCCATAGATATCCCAAGTTTCAAAGGCCTCCTAAGTACTATTTGtcagaaaataaatgatacatatagggaaaataaaagtaaaattatTTGTGAACAAGTTGACCAGAAGACTttcaaagaaagaaaagaaatacatGATTAttcttataattataatgcCATAGAAGGAGATTTAAAAGAAGGTACGCCACATTGTGGAACGCAATGGACACAACACCGCGATAACATCATTTCAGCATGTAAGGCCGTAAAGCAAAATTGCGCAACGAAGGAACAGACAAGTATATCTGACGCCTATTGTAAGGACTTCAGTAGTAAATACAAAGTATATTGTGATGCAGCGGAATTCTTAAACTCTTACTGTAATGCAAAAACTGCCTTAGAAGATGCACAACAGGGAAAAGCGGAAGCGGAACAAGCAACCTCAGCAGCAAAATCCAAATTAAAGGAAGCGACTCTTCAAGCAAATAAAGCTtattctctttcttctgcttttggtacCTTAGCAGCATTAGAATTCCCAGCATTGGCATAT encodes:
- a CDS encoding KIR protein is translated as MTGQKAELTLQHLNLLNSKQDLYGQLPGGGVQTSCTKQSAVGTAKSNIEAQLGIVSNAQKILQAWCHVHEKLNVTTSKDDWCYDFYYWLGNIVSKHLKGSTSFKNVMSDIYRDLKGVASTNICINLYPNIDRDIFDQRKIMYDCTQDFGMLWEYTGTKGGTCVPEYHEHLEQMKKACAPMSEYCQGNQGKTDPYCTWFNNKKGECCNEKLSKLTCTKVGSTGNQNTGSPRPGSTGTCNTGSCNPGSSGSGSTGTWNPGSSGTGSTGTCTPGQSGCPSARYDFDLGDVVVSGGSAASSNVASIAVPSALGAVGLPTIAAFLFYKYKSFFLRKHNYSGNGRRRRRRKRSTFRHELNTLSDDDNSTEYDSTMEYSSEYSIPYTSSSSR